A single window of Granulicella mallensis MP5ACTX8 DNA harbors:
- a CDS encoding Lcl domain-containing protein yields MSAFVARAQSTTKAAVPKAIQTHDLWTDSSTNLTWAAKDNGKDVSWKGALKFCRTLRLGGYADWRLANMFELQGIYEPSATAPGRAGDTKGGVPRSFTWHVKGDLFLTGDEWSSRGDGKEKSSGYEYYFDFNEGKSNDNPVGWPYPYNGMRALCVRGSGDPLGGQRQHARSIPPVHE; encoded by the coding sequence ATGAGCGCATTCGTTGCTCGTGCTCAATCGACGACAAAAGCAGCTGTGCCAAAGGCGATCCAGACGCACGATCTTTGGACGGACTCATCCACCAATCTCACGTGGGCAGCTAAAGACAATGGCAAAGATGTGAGTTGGAAGGGCGCATTGAAGTTTTGTCGCACGCTTCGCCTTGGCGGTTACGCGGATTGGCGGCTTGCAAATATGTTCGAACTGCAAGGAATTTATGAGCCGAGTGCCACCGCTCCTGGGCGGGCGGGTGACACCAAAGGCGGCGTTCCAAGGAGTTTTACCTGGCATGTCAAGGGCGATCTATTTCTGACAGGCGATGAATGGAGTAGCAGGGGGGACGGCAAGGAAAAGTCGAGCGGCTACGAATACTACTTCGATTTCAATGAAGGTAAATCGAACGACAATCCAGTCGGATGGCCTTATCCCTACAACGGAATGCGTGCACTGTGCGTCCGTGGTTCTGGTGATCCCCTTGGAGGACAACGTCAGCACGCACGATCGATTCCTCCGGTTCACGAATGA
- the greB gene encoding transcription elongation factor GreB, with product MRKGSTRRPQDDSPALHVKNYITPGGLERLKEEHQFLLNKDRPAVAVVVAWAASNGDRSENADYQYAKRRLRQIDGRIRHLSKRMEAAEVVDPEAPRSGLRATKVYFGATVLYANAAGVEREVSIVGADEVDLDRNHVSWVSPLGRALMRSAEGDSVVLEAPGGKESLTVLEVRYERIAVEPFREPPGSYAAAKQS from the coding sequence ATGCGTAAAGGCTCTACCAGAAGACCGCAAGATGACTCGCCGGCGTTGCACGTCAAGAACTACATCACACCCGGTGGACTTGAGCGCCTGAAAGAAGAGCACCAGTTTCTGCTCAACAAAGACCGCCCGGCTGTGGCGGTAGTCGTAGCGTGGGCTGCCAGCAATGGCGATCGCAGTGAAAACGCCGACTATCAGTACGCCAAGCGCCGGCTGCGGCAGATCGATGGGCGGATTCGCCATCTCTCCAAGCGGATGGAAGCTGCCGAAGTGGTGGATCCGGAAGCTCCGAGATCGGGCCTGCGGGCGACGAAGGTGTATTTCGGTGCAACGGTGCTCTATGCCAATGCCGCGGGAGTGGAGCGAGAGGTGAGCATCGTCGGCGCCGACGAAGTCGACCTCGACCGCAACCATGTCAGTTGGGTGTCGCCTCTGGGCCGCGCATTAATGCGGTCGGCTGAGGGGGACAGTGTCGTTCTCGAAGCACCGGGCGGTAAAGAAAGCCTGACAGTGCTGGAGGTGCGTTACGAGCGCATCGCCGTAGAACCATTCCGTGAACCTCCGGGATCGTATGCTGCTGCGAAACAGTCGTAG
- a CDS encoding dihydrofolate reductase family protein, with protein MAKLVYALNQSLDGYVDHDHEKFVPRPALFRHFIEDVRGLSGMVYGRRMYQIMRYWDEDHANWGAEEHEYAAAWRSQPKWVVSRSLKSAGPNATLVADDIDALIRGLKAQLVGEIEAGGPDLAGALTDLGLIDEYRLYLHPVVLGSGKPFFSGPLPSLRLVANELIAEDVIRLTYAPAAQVPTDYNTLNR; from the coding sequence TTGGCAAAACTTGTCTATGCCTTGAACCAGTCGCTGGACGGCTATGTCGACCACGACCACGAGAAATTTGTACCTCGCCCCGCGCTCTTTCGTCACTTCATCGAGGATGTGCGCGGACTTTCGGGCATGGTGTACGGTCGCCGCATGTACCAGATCATGCGTTATTGGGATGAAGACCATGCGAACTGGGGCGCGGAAGAACATGAATACGCGGCTGCATGGCGCAGTCAACCAAAGTGGGTTGTGTCGCGCTCGTTGAAGTCGGCCGGGCCCAATGCAACTCTTGTCGCCGATGACATCGACGCGCTGATACGAGGACTGAAGGCACAGCTCGTTGGGGAAATTGAAGCCGGAGGCCCGGACCTGGCTGGAGCCCTCACCGACCTTGGTCTCATTGATGAATATCGACTCTACCTGCACCCTGTCGTGCTTGGTAGTGGCAAGCCGTTCTTCTCGGGCCCTCTGCCGTCGCTCCGATTAGTTGCGAACGAACTAATCGCCGAAGACGTGATTCGCTTGACCTACGCTCCTGCTGCGCAAGTGCCGACGGACTACAACACGCTAAACAGGTAA
- a CDS encoding SDR family NAD(P)-dependent oxidoreductase: MGKLEGKVAVVTGGSSGLALASAKRFVEEGAYVFITGRRQEQLDEAVKLIGRNVTGVRGDAANLDDLDRLFDTVKQAKGKIDVLYASAGTGEALPLGEITEQHFDAAFGLNTRGTLFTVQKALPLFNDGGSIIMTGSVASVKGFPGFGVYAASKAALRSFARTWLNELKGRKIRVNVLSPGPIATPMQEEVLTKEAKEMFESLIPRGTMGQPEEIATVALFLASDDSSFVNGVELAVDGGFSAI, from the coding sequence ATGGGAAAGCTTGAAGGTAAGGTCGCAGTCGTCACGGGTGGATCGAGCGGCCTGGCACTGGCCAGCGCCAAGCGGTTCGTTGAAGAGGGTGCCTACGTTTTCATCACGGGTCGGAGGCAAGAGCAGCTCGATGAGGCCGTCAAGTTGATTGGCCGGAACGTGACCGGCGTGCGCGGTGACGCGGCAAATCTCGACGATCTCGACCGCCTGTTCGATACAGTCAAGCAGGCAAAGGGCAAGATCGACGTCCTGTACGCAAGCGCTGGCACGGGCGAAGCCTTACCACTGGGCGAGATTACCGAACAGCACTTCGATGCGGCCTTCGGCCTGAATACACGCGGAACGCTGTTTACAGTCCAGAAGGCGTTGCCGCTGTTCAACGATGGCGGATCGATCATCATGACCGGATCAGTTGCGTCGGTGAAGGGTTTTCCTGGTTTCGGCGTGTATGCGGCGAGCAAGGCGGCACTGCGCTCCTTCGCACGCACGTGGCTCAACGAACTGAAGGGCAGGAAGATTCGGGTGAACGTGCTGAGCCCGGGGCCGATCGCCACACCAATGCAGGAAGAAGTTCTCACCAAGGAGGCGAAGGAGATGTTCGAATCCCTGATCCCGCGGGGAACGATGGGTCAACCTGAGGAAATCGCGACGGTCGCGCTGTTTCTTGCTTCAGATGATTCGAGCTTCGTGAACGGGGTGGAGTTGGCTGTCGACGGCGGCTTCTCGGCGATCTGA
- a CDS encoding AraC family transcriptional regulator, protein MDPITDIFRTMHVTAFGLHRLEATAPWGVKQENQAEEKVTSSGKKTSPTDLAHFAMLSRGNCWLSVEGIAEPIPLTGGDCFLLAKGTSIVLRDSPRTRPKWSFSEIGARANGNVALCGGGGAPTTIVCGSLSFDRASLKPITQLLPSFILMKADEARTLALHNTVQALALEMAEQAPGSEVVATRLAEVLFIQVLRAHIASGPERNKGWLRAVFDPQVGTALSAIHDRVNSPWTVESLAEAAGMSRSAFAARFKELLGQTPLEYVTEWRMQKAMQLLQQRDKKLIDVARLVGYESDAAFSKAFKRVVGANPGEYLKRGYQNRGHV, encoded by the coding sequence TTGGATCCGATAACAGACATCTTCAGAACGATGCACGTAACCGCTTTCGGTCTGCACAGGCTCGAAGCCACAGCCCCGTGGGGCGTGAAACAGGAAAATCAGGCCGAAGAAAAAGTCACGTCTTCCGGCAAAAAGACTTCCCCAACAGATTTGGCGCACTTCGCCATGCTCTCGCGCGGCAACTGCTGGCTGAGTGTTGAAGGGATTGCGGAGCCGATTCCTCTTACCGGTGGCGATTGCTTTTTGCTGGCTAAGGGGACTTCGATTGTTTTGCGCGACAGCCCGCGGACACGTCCGAAGTGGAGTTTCAGCGAGATCGGGGCCAGGGCCAACGGCAATGTCGCTCTTTGTGGCGGCGGTGGCGCACCGACGACAATCGTCTGTGGTTCCTTGAGTTTCGATCGCGCCAGCTTGAAGCCGATCACTCAGTTATTGCCGAGCTTCATTTTGATGAAGGCCGATGAGGCACGCACGCTTGCTCTTCACAACACAGTGCAGGCGCTTGCGTTAGAGATGGCAGAACAGGCGCCGGGATCTGAAGTCGTCGCGACTCGACTGGCCGAGGTTCTGTTTATCCAAGTGCTCCGGGCGCATATTGCGTCGGGACCAGAACGTAACAAAGGATGGCTTCGTGCTGTCTTCGATCCTCAGGTGGGCACTGCCCTGAGTGCCATTCACGACAGAGTGAATTCACCCTGGACGGTCGAATCCCTGGCCGAAGCGGCGGGCATGTCTCGCTCCGCATTCGCAGCCCGTTTTAAAGAGCTACTCGGACAAACACCACTGGAATATGTAACCGAGTGGCGGATGCAGAAGGCGATGCAGCTACTACAACAGCGTGACAAAAAGCTCATAGACGTCGCTCGGTTAGTCGGTTACGAGTCCGACGCTGCGTTCAGTAAGGCGTTCAAGCGAGTTGTTGGGGCTAACCCTGGAGAATATCTCAAACGTGGTTATCAAAACCGAGGCCATGTCTGA
- a CDS encoding aldo/keto reductase, with product MMNINSDQKTGAISRRAVLKGGALLAASAAFGRVGWASAKGQISIPQVRLNNGVMMPALGFGTYGLTGDVCAESVADAITAGYRLIDTAKVYRNEEAVGAGIKKSGIDRKSLFVTSKIWVEDSGYEPAKRAFQTTLDKLQLEYLDLYLIHRPRGDVKGSWQAMEELNAAGKIKAIGLSNFDQAQLASLTAGATTKPVINQLETHPFLQQAGQFDSLHAAGVQMEAWSPFAEGRNGLFTNPVLEQIGKKHGKTVAQTVLRWHHQRGVIAIPRSSNPDHRRENLAIFDFSLSSEDMHKISALDENKSQFPEWT from the coding sequence ATGATGAACATCAACAGCGACCAAAAAACAGGCGCGATTAGCCGCCGAGCTGTGCTGAAGGGGGGAGCCCTCCTTGCAGCATCGGCCGCCTTCGGCCGCGTGGGATGGGCCTCCGCCAAGGGACAGATTTCTATACCCCAGGTACGGCTCAACAACGGTGTGATGATGCCGGCCCTTGGCTTTGGAACCTACGGTCTAACCGGCGATGTGTGCGCGGAGAGTGTCGCAGACGCCATTACCGCTGGCTATCGTCTGATCGACACCGCCAAGGTCTATCGCAATGAAGAAGCCGTAGGCGCGGGGATCAAGAAGAGCGGAATCGACCGCAAGTCTCTCTTTGTGACATCCAAGATCTGGGTGGAAGACTCCGGCTACGAACCAGCGAAGCGCGCCTTTCAAACGACCCTCGACAAGCTTCAACTCGAGTACCTCGATCTCTATCTCATTCATCGGCCCCGTGGAGATGTAAAGGGCTCGTGGCAAGCCATGGAAGAGCTCAACGCCGCCGGAAAGATCAAGGCCATTGGCCTAAGCAACTTCGACCAGGCACAACTCGCCAGCCTGACCGCAGGAGCGACCACGAAGCCTGTCATCAATCAGTTGGAAACACACCCCTTCCTGCAGCAGGCCGGTCAATTTGACTCGTTGCATGCCGCTGGTGTGCAGATGGAGGCGTGGTCTCCCTTCGCAGAAGGGCGCAACGGGCTGTTTACGAACCCGGTGCTGGAGCAGATCGGCAAGAAACATGGCAAAACCGTTGCTCAGACGGTTCTGCGCTGGCACCACCAGCGCGGAGTCATCGCCATCCCGCGTTCGTCTAACCCAGACCATCGCCGCGAAAACCTGGCCATCTTCGATTTCTCGTTGAGCTCTGAGGACATGCATAAGATCTCAGCCCTTGACGAGAATAAAAGTCAGTTTCCCGAATGGACCTAG
- a CDS encoding IS30 family transposase, which produces MGRTYKQFSMEERCLLQTQLSMGWRPAAIAAGLQRARSTVTREMGRNGWHVAQPSPKGGRRFIAGGYSAVTADRRARRLQRMPRVARKLVPGTLVWDLVVAELGRGLSPEQVGFTLRRMPDPVRLSHETIYTALYAMPRGELRARVMTMLRRRRMSRRSRSKAAVDPNRRHFIDPIKLIDQRPEEVGLRLVPGHWEGDLIKGRLNQSRVGVLVERTTLFLALVKLEDGSAKTCAEGFARILNRFASQMRRSMTYDQGREMAQHKWLEQQTGIEVYFAHPHSPWERGINENTNGLLRQFLPKGQDLGHFSQQQLDDIAMLFNARIRKSLGKRAPAELFLPEGAFNFVEFWQNPGMFTNVALGA; this is translated from the coding sequence ATGGGTCGAACGTACAAGCAGTTTTCTATGGAGGAGCGCTGTCTTCTGCAGACGCAGTTATCGATGGGTTGGAGGCCGGCGGCGATAGCCGCCGGCCTCCAACGGGCGCGGTCCACGGTCACCCGGGAGATGGGTCGTAATGGCTGGCACGTTGCGCAGCCTAGTCCGAAGGGCGGTCGCCGGTTTATCGCCGGAGGCTATTCTGCGGTGACGGCAGATCGACGTGCCCGAAGGTTGCAGCGCATGCCGCGGGTTGCGCGCAAACTGGTTCCAGGCACCCTCGTGTGGGACCTTGTCGTGGCCGAGCTTGGCCGGGGCTTGAGTCCGGAGCAGGTTGGGTTCACACTCAGGCGTATGCCCGATCCGGTGCGTCTGTCGCACGAGACCATCTACACCGCGCTCTACGCCATGCCACGGGGAGAACTCCGCGCCCGCGTGATGACGATGCTGCGCCGCCGCCGGATGAGCCGCAGATCGCGCTCCAAGGCCGCTGTGGACCCCAACCGCCGTCACTTCATCGACCCCATCAAGCTCATCGACCAGCGGCCCGAGGAGGTGGGGCTTCGCCTGGTCCCGGGACACTGGGAAGGAGACCTGATCAAGGGCAGACTCAACCAGTCCCGTGTCGGGGTGCTGGTGGAGCGCACCACGCTGTTCCTCGCCCTGGTCAAGCTCGAAGACGGCTCGGCAAAAACCTGCGCGGAAGGCTTCGCCCGCATCCTCAACCGCTTCGCCTCCCAGATGCGCCGTTCCATGACCTACGATCAGGGACGAGAGATGGCCCAGCACAAGTGGCTGGAACAGCAGACTGGCATCGAGGTCTACTTCGCCCATCCCCACTCGCCATGGGAGCGCGGCATCAACGAAAACACCAACGGCCTGCTCCGCCAGTTCCTGCCCAAGGGACAAGACCTCGGTCACTTCTCACAACAGCAGCTCGACGATATCGCCATGCTCTTCAATGCACGCATCCGAAAATCACTCGGAAAACGCGCCCCAGCAGAACTCTTCCTCCCAGAAGGAGCCTTCAACTTCGTAGAGTTCTGGCAAAATCCTGGTATGTTCACAAATGTTGCACTTGGGGCTTGA
- a CDS encoding S41 family peptidase: MVNRTRRALFSATIFLAACGVAGSVFGGVSAQSATDESALRDSMKSFTNVYAVVEQNYADKLDNDKIDKAIYDGAIPGMLRVLDPHSSFHDPKDFAQMREDQHGKYYGVGMQIQPQGEKIVVVAPFEGTPSYKAGIRPGDVILAVDGKTTEHMDSTAVASMLKGPRGTHVSVTMGREGTAKPLVFDLIRDEIPRYSVDIAFQIKPGIGYIHVTNFMETTSHEVQAALDKFGPINGLLIDLRGNPGGLLNEAVNVSDKFLQKGDIVVSQRGRAFPDQVYRAPSGSNVKYPIVVLVNRNTASAAEIVSGALQDHDRALIVGETTFGKGLVQTVFPIAENTGLALTTFHYYTPSGRLIQRNYDGVSLYDYYYARQGALPANNTNTEVKLTDSGRTVYGGGGITPDEKIAELKSDHLQDILLQHYAFFNFTKHYLSDHTVTKELVVDDALIQQFKDFLKSEKIEYTDKDIADNLDWVKSTIKAELFTTQFGQAEGMRIRAEWDPQISKALTFMPEALALENHTLPAQQKTQTASK, encoded by the coding sequence ATGGTCAACCGCACACGACGTGCACTTTTTTCGGCAACTATTTTTCTCGCGGCGTGCGGCGTCGCGGGTTCGGTGTTCGGCGGCGTCTCCGCTCAGTCCGCAACCGATGAGTCAGCCCTGCGCGACTCGATGAAGTCGTTCACGAACGTCTATGCGGTCGTGGAGCAGAACTATGCCGACAAGCTGGACAACGACAAGATCGATAAGGCGATCTACGATGGCGCGATCCCCGGCATGCTGCGCGTGCTCGATCCGCACTCCAGCTTCCACGATCCCAAGGACTTCGCCCAGATGCGCGAAGACCAGCACGGCAAGTACTACGGCGTGGGCATGCAGATTCAGCCCCAGGGCGAAAAGATCGTCGTCGTAGCGCCGTTTGAAGGAACTCCCTCTTATAAAGCGGGTATCCGGCCCGGCGATGTGATCCTCGCCGTCGACGGAAAGACAACGGAACACATGGATTCGACTGCGGTGGCCAGCATGCTGAAGGGCCCCCGAGGAACCCACGTCTCCGTCACCATGGGCCGTGAAGGCACCGCGAAACCCCTGGTCTTCGACCTCATCCGCGATGAAATTCCACGGTATTCCGTCGATATCGCCTTCCAGATCAAGCCCGGCATCGGCTACATCCACGTCACCAACTTCATGGAGACCACCTCCCATGAGGTTCAGGCGGCGCTCGACAAGTTCGGACCCATCAACGGACTCCTGATCGACCTGCGCGGCAACCCCGGCGGCCTGCTGAACGAAGCCGTCAACGTCTCCGACAAGTTCCTGCAGAAGGGCGACATCGTCGTCTCGCAGCGCGGACGCGCCTTCCCCGACCAGGTCTATCGCGCCCCCAGCGGTTCCAATGTGAAGTACCCGATCGTCGTGCTGGTCAACCGGAATACGGCCTCCGCTGCAGAGATCGTCTCAGGCGCGCTGCAGGACCATGACCGCGCGCTGATCGTCGGTGAAACGACCTTCGGCAAGGGCCTCGTCCAGACGGTCTTCCCTATTGCTGAAAACACAGGACTTGCCCTGACGACGTTCCACTACTACACCCCGTCGGGCCGGCTCATCCAGCGCAACTATGACGGCGTCTCGCTCTACGACTACTACTACGCCCGCCAGGGTGCGCTGCCTGCGAACAACACCAACACCGAGGTCAAGCTCACGGACTCCGGACGTACGGTCTACGGCGGTGGCGGCATCACTCCTGACGAGAAGATTGCCGAGCTGAAGTCGGACCACCTGCAGGACATTCTTCTGCAGCACTATGCCTTCTTCAACTTCACCAAGCACTATCTCTCCGACCACACGGTCACCAAGGAGCTGGTCGTCGATGACGCGCTGATCCAGCAGTTCAAGGACTTCCTGAAGTCGGAAAAGATTGAGTACACCGACAAGGACATCGCCGACAATCTGGACTGGGTAAAGTCGACCATCAAGGCCGAGCTCTTCACCACGCAGTTCGGACAGGCGGAAGGCATGCGCATCCGGGCTGAATGGGACCCGCAGATCAGCAAGGCCCTGACGTTTATGCCGGAGGCACTGGCCCTCGAAAACCACACGCTACCGGCACAGCAGAAGACACAGACCGCCAGCAAATAA
- a CDS encoding peptidylprolyl isomerase, giving the protein MIEKHTRKNAMSRLVAGAPFAGILLFAVAGAGSTLYAQTKAQQPNYPMPSGFGTGIPLQLPSLPVPTPITPNGTVVEDVIARVNDQIITRSEYLRSEQQLLQEAQQQSASPADFESRRRDLLRDMIDEQLLLSKGKELGITGDAETIRELDEIRKRNHLDSMEALEKAASQQGVSFEDFKQGIRNNAIRQQVVQEEVSRHLNMTHAQEDAYYAAHGKDFEVPEQIHLSEILVTTPDNATDAQVAAAQAKADDLEAKLKAGTSFADLAKSSSGGPTAAAGGDLGDFKRGSLGDVLENATFPLPEGGFTAPIRTRQGFVILRVDKHQAAGIPPLADIEPQVQQAIYLDALQPALRAYLTKARQDAYMDIDAKDGFIDTGSSHPGARPGDIGYTVYTPPPLKKKTIKHQRNEQKKAVAAQAELAAARAKVAQKNAERAAVQAAKSGGGNVKNASKSSKPPKIHREKVRFGQAPRNALPTGTAETTTENAPLAGQAPGVAMAQTNSTSISTGTGVDPNDNPLTPQEAPTHKTRLSQRQVQENDAHLQSKLNKADAKAAVRPVKADVQTDASETHQAAALGLNGDTAKKVKKKRKKGDPKERLQEKAKPVDTSQPIAPTVNPALGGSAPALPPVAPSTPN; this is encoded by the coding sequence ATGATCGAGAAGCACACACGTAAGAACGCCATGAGCCGGCTGGTAGCCGGTGCCCCGTTTGCCGGTATTCTGCTCTTCGCTGTAGCCGGCGCTGGTTCAACCCTCTACGCGCAGACCAAGGCTCAGCAGCCGAACTACCCCATGCCGAGCGGATTTGGCACGGGTATCCCGCTACAGCTTCCGTCCCTGCCGGTGCCGACGCCGATTACGCCCAACGGCACAGTGGTTGAGGACGTGATCGCTCGCGTGAACGACCAGATCATCACACGCAGCGAGTATCTGCGCTCCGAGCAACAGTTGCTGCAGGAAGCCCAGCAGCAAAGTGCCTCGCCGGCCGACTTTGAGAGCCGCCGTCGGGACCTTCTGCGCGACATGATCGACGAGCAGTTGCTGCTCTCCAAGGGCAAGGAACTCGGCATTACGGGCGACGCCGAGACGATCCGGGAGCTTGACGAGATCCGTAAGAGAAACCACCTGGACTCGATGGAGGCGCTGGAAAAGGCCGCCTCCCAGCAGGGGGTATCGTTTGAGGACTTCAAACAGGGTATCCGTAACAATGCGATCAGGCAGCAGGTGGTGCAGGAAGAAGTAAGCCGCCACCTCAACATGACGCATGCCCAGGAAGACGCCTACTATGCTGCGCACGGCAAGGACTTCGAGGTTCCTGAGCAGATTCACCTCAGTGAGATCCTCGTAACAACGCCGGACAACGCCACGGATGCCCAGGTGGCAGCGGCCCAGGCCAAGGCTGACGATCTGGAAGCCAAGTTGAAGGCTGGAACCAGCTTCGCCGATCTTGCCAAGAGCTCTTCGGGCGGCCCAACGGCTGCTGCCGGTGGCGATCTTGGCGACTTCAAGCGTGGATCGCTGGGCGATGTGCTTGAAAATGCAACGTTCCCCTTGCCCGAGGGCGGCTTTACAGCTCCGATCCGTACACGGCAGGGCTTTGTCATCCTTCGGGTGGATAAGCATCAGGCTGCGGGTATTCCTCCGCTGGCCGATATCGAGCCGCAGGTGCAGCAGGCGATTTATCTTGATGCTCTGCAGCCTGCTCTGCGCGCTTATCTGACCAAGGCGCGCCAAGATGCATACATGGATATCGATGCCAAGGATGGCTTCATCGATACAGGTTCGAGCCATCCTGGTGCTCGGCCCGGCGACATCGGTTATACCGTCTATACGCCGCCGCCGCTCAAGAAGAAGACCATCAAGCACCAGCGCAACGAGCAGAAGAAGGCAGTTGCCGCACAGGCAGAACTGGCTGCTGCCCGTGCCAAGGTGGCGCAAAAGAATGCTGAGCGGGCTGCTGTCCAGGCTGCGAAGAGCGGCGGGGGCAATGTGAAGAACGCCTCGAAGTCCTCGAAACCGCCAAAGATCCATCGTGAGAAGGTTCGTTTTGGCCAGGCGCCGCGCAATGCGCTGCCGACCGGAACGGCTGAGACCACGACCGAGAACGCTCCGTTGGCTGGTCAGGCACCAGGCGTTGCCATGGCCCAGACGAATTCGACGTCGATTTCGACGGGGACGGGTGTCGATCCGAATGATAATCCGTTGACTCCGCAGGAGGCTCCGACGCACAAGACGCGTCTCTCCCAGCGGCAGGTTCAGGAAAACGACGCACACCTTCAGTCCAAGCTGAACAAGGCAGACGCGAAGGCTGCGGTTCGTCCTGTGAAGGCGGATGTCCAAACGGATGCTTCGGAGACTCACCAGGCAGCCGCACTCGGCCTCAATGGCGATACGGCTAAGAAGGTGAAGAAGAAGCGCAAGAAGGGTGACCCGAAGGAACGTCTGCAGGAGAAGGCCAAGCCGGTAGACACATCGCAACCGATTGCGCCGACGGTCAATCCCGCCCTGGGTGGCAGTGCTCCAGCGTTGCCGCCAGTCGCTCCCTCAACGCCGAACTAA
- a CDS encoding 3'-5' exoribonuclease YhaM family protein, with protein MKEFFIADAAQFDTQNITSFFCIATIGVRERKAGSGQYLALTLADKTGQFEARMWEDFAEAVQQCTEGSYVKVQGQVSKYQGKFQITLNKMRLAADSEIDTADFVPTTQFDVAEMNAELRGYVDAFSNPQLRALVLAFLDDPAIGPAFLVAPAAKRLHHAWIGGLLEHVLMLVRVCLATVPFYPEVDPDLLLTGAILHDVGKVRELSWRSSFNYTLEGQLIGHISIAQGLLHEKIAVLNAQAMKAGEEAGTAPELFPDRLRMLVEHMILAHHGKLEFGSPKLPMTPEAMLLSALDDLEAKFQTLRMEFAASKSAGKSAEETTDWVRSMDRNLFNSREYLAGDK; from the coding sequence ATGAAAGAATTTTTTATTGCCGACGCGGCACAGTTTGATACCCAGAACATCACCAGCTTCTTTTGCATCGCCACGATTGGCGTTCGTGAGCGCAAGGCCGGGAGCGGACAGTACCTTGCGCTGACGCTTGCGGACAAGACGGGACAGTTCGAAGCGCGCATGTGGGAAGACTTTGCCGAGGCCGTGCAGCAATGCACAGAAGGCTCTTACGTCAAGGTGCAGGGTCAGGTCTCGAAGTATCAGGGCAAGTTTCAGATCACGCTGAACAAGATGCGGCTGGCTGCCGACAGCGAGATCGATACCGCTGATTTTGTCCCGACGACACAGTTCGACGTGGCTGAGATGAATGCCGAACTACGGGGCTATGTGGATGCTTTTTCCAATCCTCAGCTGCGCGCCCTGGTGTTGGCTTTTCTCGACGACCCGGCGATCGGCCCGGCGTTTCTCGTGGCCCCTGCGGCCAAGCGTCTGCACCATGCGTGGATCGGCGGGCTATTGGAGCATGTGCTGATGCTCGTGCGTGTGTGCCTGGCTACCGTGCCGTTCTATCCCGAGGTCGATCCCGACCTGCTGCTTACCGGCGCGATCCTGCATGATGTCGGCAAGGTGCGTGAGCTGTCGTGGCGGTCGAGCTTCAACTACACGCTTGAAGGTCAGTTGATTGGCCATATCTCGATTGCGCAGGGGTTGCTGCACGAGAAGATTGCGGTGCTCAATGCCCAGGCCATGAAAGCGGGCGAAGAAGCAGGGACGGCGCCGGAGCTATTTCCTGACCGCCTGCGCATGCTGGTCGAGCATATGATTCTGGCGCACCACGGCAAGCTGGAGTTCGGCTCGCCAAAGCTGCCTATGACTCCCGAGGCCATGCTCCTGAGCGCGCTCGACGATCTCGAAGCGAAGTTCCAGACGTTGCGGATGGAGTTTGCCGCGTCGAAATCAGCGGGTAAGTCTGCCGAGGAGACCACGGATTGGGTGCGGTCGATGGATCGCAATCTATTCAACTCGCGTGAGTATCTCGCGGGTGATAAGTGA